The Arachis ipaensis cultivar K30076 chromosome B07, Araip1.1, whole genome shotgun sequence genomic interval CATCGTAGAGAACAGTTGATCACAATTCACATTAGAAAAAGTTTAgggcagcaactttgttaaattttggtcagcatataaccagcaaagaaaagtgagtcattagatgaaatctcacaccaatctcacaccattaaagcTATCATTAATAACTATTTGAtgattacaaatcacaaaaattgctgcctCCTAATATTCCTCTTCACATTATTGTGACACTTGCGAGTAATAATAATGTTTAAACCCTACAAGGCACGCTTATTAATTAATTCACACGGCCACACCCAAACATCCAAACAATACAAAAGAAAAGATAGATTAATATCTTACCAAAACAAAGACAAAGAAtacaaaacattaaaaaaaaaactaaaacagtTAGTTACAAAGCTCACGGGCTATCCCAACCTTGTTATTAATTGTATCAAACAAGATCCTAAGATTCTGTTGCTGCAAGTTGGCAATCACGTTCAGCACAGAGTTCACATTACTCGGAGCCGCCGCCATTGCAAGGCAAGCTAGCGACCCAGCGCTACTATGTATCAAGCTGTTCTCCAATGGAAGCTTCAGGTCCAACCCCGTGAAGTGAAGCGTCACCGTTGGCGCCAAGTTCTCGTACGTCTTCACGAAACACGTGTCAAACGCTCCCAGGCTCGAGAACGTTCCACCAACCTGCTTCCTGAACTCGTCTCTCACCGCATTGTACACCGGCTCAACGAACCGGGTTATCACCGTTCCGGAATCAATGATGGTTCCGGAACCGGTGTTCGGGTCGAAAGCCAGGTACTCTGAGGGGACAGGGACGAGAACCTTTCCCACGCTTATTCCGGTGAGGTTCACATAGTAGAGGGAAGGCCTGTGAGGGTTTCGGAGAAGTGGGGTTGTACGGATACTCTTGGGCTGCCCCACGGGCCCAAGCTTGAGCGACCCTGAGAAGTAGTACGATTTGAAGCTGGGAAGGCAGTAGGAGAAGACACCTGAGTAGAGCCCGCCGGATTGCGAAAGTAAAGACAAAGGCCCACGGCCCAGGCCCAGAAGCCCTTGGGCCGGAATGGACTCGCCGGAGATTGCGTTAACGCAGCCGAATGAGTAGCCCGGGACTACGTCACTGGCTAATCTGAGTGAATCTTGGACGAGCGTGGCGGAAAATGTGGAGCCCGCGTAGGATTGGTTGAAAGCACACGCGCCTGCGCCCGTGGAGGGACACTGAAGCCCACGGACCTGGCCACATTGCGGGACTGAGCAGTCCAATGGGCCGTAACTTGTGGAGTCTTTGGGGGAGAATGTGGTGGCGGAGCAGCCCACGCAACCAGAGCACGGGACGAAGGCCTCGTCAGTGCTGGTGTCCAAGACCATGAACATGAGCTGGCCCGGGGTTCCGATCTTGACACGGACCACGTAGTTTCCAATGTTGAAGGCCTGGCCCGAAGCGATTGGGGCGGAGACAACGGACTTTTGGCCTACTAGTGTGGACAAGTACTTGAGACGGGCTGGGTCTTTGGATGCCATGTTTATGACCGTTTGGGCCCATGAGTCGGGCTTGGGTGGGTCAAATGGTGAGCATTTGCCGAAGATGGGTATCACGGTTAGGCCCGCTTCGTCAGGCTTGGAGGTGCATGGGTCAATGGCAATGCTACTTGCCACAAACATTGTAAAAAAGAGGATTAAGGTGGCGCACTTGAGGCCCATGATTGTTGGAACCGGTGGTGACTCGGCCGAGTGGTGTTGACTCGGTTGAGACTGTGGGTTGGGTTGGAATTTGGAGGTAGCAGGAAGGAAGAGAAGTGTGCATGCATATATTGCATGGCATTCTGAGTGGACCCTTATATATGCAAGACGTGGTTCTTAATTTACGGAAATATCCCTACGCTGTGATATTTGTAGATTGTAACACAGATAATGAGGTAAAATCATTTTNNNNNNNNNNNNNNNNNNNNNNNNNNNNNNNTAATATTTTCAGATAAATAAGTatatttatcttttcttatttaaaGGAATCTGTGAAAGGTAGGTAAGAATATATACAAGCTGGTTTCTCTGTGCAAGAGACTGTGATCAATTAAGGTTTTAAAGTGAGGGCAGTAAATAGAGATATACAGTGTGGTGTAGTGCAATGCATGAATAATGCGTAGAATGAAACAAAAGGACGAAGAGCAAAAGGTCGCTAGTTTGATCATTATCATTGGTATATCAGAATGGAAAAGGATAAAATGAACTAGCTAGGGTTGAGGCAATTTTGGAGTTTAATACAGTTTATGGCTGTTTCTTGGAATAAGGCTACACATAAGCTTAACTGTTAGCTGAGTGTGGGGTCTTTAGAACTTTTGGGACCGTTTGTATTGAAATtcgaaaatatttggtaaccaaagaaaaatcagccaaaaaacagctataacttgtcttatttagtatttattaattgttgcgacaattaatgaatattaGATAAAACaagttctgattttttttttttttatctacttAACATTACTCTTAAAATTATTGGTGCTACGCTTTATGTTTAATTTGATGGCAAAGTGATTGTGATGTGAATAGGAACCATAGAGATAGAAAAATTTCTCGTGATCCCATTTGTCTTTTCTGGGTATGCTTGCGAGGagtagatattattattaataatttaatattattattattacggtTCTACTACCACATATAagaatattttgttaaaaaaaatctaattaattttagtttaaatttaacaaaaattattcATACAACATATTCGTAAATtacacatttttttattattttttttgcatatttttgcGTCATCGTCATTTTTTTATTGTTGCTGttgttatttcttttttcttttcttttctt includes:
- the LOC107606201 gene encoding aspartyl protease AED3; protein product: MGLKCATLILFFTMFVASSIAIDPCTSKPDEAGLTVIPIFGKCSPFDPPKPDSWAQTVINMASKDPARLKYLSTLVGQKSVVSAPIASGQAFNIGNYVVRVKIGTPGQLMFMVLDTSTDEAFVPCSGCVGCSATTFSPKDSTSYGPLDCSVPQCGQVRGLQCPSTGAGACAFNQSYAGSTFSATLVQDSLRLASDVVPGYSFGCVNAISGESIPAQGLLGLGRGPLSLLSQSGGLYSGVFSYCLPSFKSYYFSGSLKLGPVGQPKSIRTTPLLRNPHRPSLYYVNLTGISVGKVLVPVPSEYLAFDPNTGSGTIIDSGTVITRFVEPVYNAVRDEFRKQVGGTFSSLGAFDTCFVKTYENLAPTVTLHFTGLDLKLPLENSLIHSSAGSLACLAMAAAPSNVNSVLNVIANLQQQNLRILFDTINNKVGIARELCN